ACTGAGTACACCATTCGGTTCGCGTCGGTCGGTGCGCGAAAAGGATGGCGCGACTTGGCTGCGACGATCCGAAACCCGATGGCAGACTCATGGGACTTCCTCACGAAGACGCCCACCGAGCGCACCGCAACCAACTACCCGCTCCGCGGAGAATTGGGATTCGTCCAGCGAGACGGCAAGAACCTTGAGCGCTGGCAGCACAAACCCACGGCCCACGGCGACGCCCGAATATGGTTCTACGTGGACGGGCAGGATGTATTCCTAGAACAGGTCCATACCCATCATCCGAACGCGACGAAGACGTGATGTAGCAACGAACCCTGCCCTTGGCTGCCCCCGTGATGAGTGACAAGTTCAAGTTTCCCCGAATACTCCACAACTGTCACTTGACGGCTCCAGGGGCTCAAGTTCGCGCCCCAGGTTGAGTATCCGGCCCGCGCCGACTCCTGGTGCCACGCGTTGAACCCGTCATCATCAACGGCCCCGGGCCCCGCCCCGCCGGTGTTACTTGCACGACGGTGGGAGTGTGAGAGTGCTAGCGAACGATGAAACGCGCGTCCGCGGAGAGGGCGGATACTTTACCGATCGCGATGGCGGTCCTATAGGGGTCGAATGATAGGCACCTTCGATGTCCTCGTGATCGACTGCCCCGAGCCTGGTCGGCTTGCAGACTTCTACGCCGAGTTGCTCGGTTGGCGCAAAGTAGCGGATGATCCGAGTTGGGCGGAGATCATGTCTGGACCGGACGACCGCCCCATCATCGCGTTTCAGCAGGTCGAGAACTATTCTGCGCCTGAGTGTCCAGGGCAGGAGCATCCGCAGCAGTCGCACATCGACGTGAGGGTCGATGATCTCGACGAAGGCGAGCGGGCGGCGATCGCGATCGGAGCACGGTCCACAGGGTCGACAACTGATGCGTTCCGAGTATTTCTCGATCCCGCGGGACATCCGTTCTGCCTGATTCGGCCGAACGACTGATCCGCACTTTCTTGCTGGCCCTGTCGAGGATCCTCGAGTGAAATCGACGTCTGCCGCGCCCACGACTGGGCAAGCCACAAACTGTGCAGGTCGACTGTCGCGGGCGCATCAACGCAAGACGAGACTCCGCTGCCTATCGACTCGTCGGCGGCCTGCTTGGTCAACCCGTGATTGGAGCGGCGCCAGCCGTGGCTGAGCTTAGCGTCTCGACCGTCAACGCTCAGATCGCTATGGACATGACCCACGGTTCCTGCGACCACGACAGAGCGCCACGACTGGACCCGCAGCAAACCATTAGTCCCACCGTGTCCGGCCGCGGGCTCGCGGCGATCCGGGCGCCGCTTAAGACCGCGGATTTGGTCTGTCCCTGATCTTGAAATAGAGCCCCGGTGGGGCATACAGCACGATAAGGACCGCCATTGTGTTGCCCAGCCGCTGGCCTTGCCCCCGGTAAGCATGACGGCGGCACCGGCCAACAGGGGTATAACCAACGAACCACCCCAAACCGTCATCACGAACGCTGTCCGATTCCACTGCCGAGCGTAAATCCGCCCACGTCCTGTGCCTGCCATGCGGTTCACTCCACCGATCGTGGTACTGCACGAGTCCCTGCGTACACCGATGGCACAGCGGCATGGTGACGTACGCGAAGAGGAACCGAGGTCGGACACACGCTCTTCTCAACGCACATCACGATCTCCATATGGAGATGGAAGGCATATTGGTGTTGGTCAGTCATCGAGGCCGCAGAAGCCCTAGCCATGCCGTTGGCTACCCACTTACGTGCGGGCCCCGGCGTGCAGGGCGATCGAGTCGCCGGCGCCCACGGTAGCGGTGAAGGTTCCGTCGGCGGCGACGAAGTAGCTTGGGCCCGAGCAGGAGCCGCCCGCACCCGGGTCGCCGTGCTGAACGTCACAGTAGCTTCCTGACGGTAAGGAGGTTTTGAACGTCTGGCTGATCGCGCCACCCTCGTGGTTGATCACGACGAAGCCCCCACTCCCTCGACCGAAGGCGATTGCGTTGTTGCCGTTAGACCACCAGTTCGTCACCGGTGTGCCCGCCACGGTATTGCGGAAGGCGACCATATTCGCGATCTGGCGCCAGGCGTGCTGGCACTTCCAGCCGTCGGTGTAGCAGGCGTTGACCGTGCCGCCAGTCGGCGGTCCGGCATCCGTGTTGCTGAATTCATAGCCCGAGTACACGTTAGGCGAGCCGTAGGGCCAGGCGAGCATGAAGATGTTCGCGAGCGTGTAAGTGTTACCGTCCTTGTAGCTGAGAGTTGAGCCGTTGCGCTCGGTGTCCCAGTTGTCCACGAAGACCCGCGCCTTGTTGCTCGCGAGGTAGCCCCAGGACTCGCCCCATGTGTTCAGGTAGGCAATTCTGTCGCTGGTGAACATACGCTTGAGGTCGAACGCCCCACGAAATTCGTCGACATCGCCGGTCAAGGTGTATTCGCCCGGCTGGACTGCTTCGTTACCGCCAGCGATGACCTCCTGCGCCCAGTAGACGTTCGGGTTGGTCAGTTTTGCCTTGATGGCGGAGAGGTCGGCCGCGGCCATGTGCTTTGCGCCGTCGATCCGGAAACCGTCGACGCCGAGGGCGCTGAGGTGATTGAGGTACGCCGCGATGGTGGACTGCACGTAGGTGCTCGCCGTGTTGAGATCGGCGAGGCCGACGAGCTCGCAGTTCTGCACGTTGTAGCGGTCGCTGTAGTTCGTGATCGGGGTCCGGCAGGAGTGGAAGTCCTGGCTCTGGTAGTAGCCCGGGTAGTCGTACTTGCTGTAGACGGTGCCCCCCGTGCCCGTGCCAGAACCCGCACTCATATGGTTAATCACCGCGTCGGCGACGACCTTGACACCGGCGGTGTGGCAGGTGCTGACCATGCTCGAAAAGGCGGCCTCATTGCCGAGTCGCCCGGCGATCTTGTAGCTGACCGGCTGGTAGGAGGTCCACCACTGCGAGCCTTGGATATGCTCCTGAGCAGGCGAGACCTCGACGAATCCATACCCTTTGGGACCGAGGGTATTCGTGCAGGCACGGCCGACCGAGGCGAAGGACCACTCGAAGAGCGTCGCCGTGACGTCCTTGGCACCCGGCGGACTCGCATCCGCTTGGGGCGTTGACACTCCGACATCGAGGCTCAGGGTCAGGACGAGGGCCAGGCCGGCCACAGCTGCAAACAACTGGCGGGTTGATCTGCGCACGATGAAACTCCTTGTTGGGCGCGCCAGCAGACCACGCCGACGCGCTTCATTGGTAACGGACGAGTACGAGCGGGCCGCGGAAGCGGAACCCGGTAAACGAGGTACTAAACCCTCGGATGACGCTACTGCAAGCGTTTGCAATAGTGCAAGCGAATGCCGAGGAATTGTGCGCCAGCCCCCTAATGCTCGCCCGAAAGACGAGTCCGAAGGCGATGAAGCCGAAAGGTCGACCAGACAAGGACGGGTTCCAGCGCTTCATCGATTCCGCACAGGCACCCACCTAGCCACTGACCGCGCCAACGGGGAGCGGCTTGAACTCCAGACCCCAGCAGCATCACCATTCAGCAGGATGCTGGTGCACCCGCGCTGCGGAATCAGGGCCCGCGATTGGCGCTGAAGCACCTCCAGAAATTCGCGTTCAA
This sequence is a window from Cryobacterium sp. CG_9.6. Protein-coding genes within it:
- a CDS encoding VOC family protein, producing MIGTFDVLVIDCPEPGRLADFYAELLGWRKVADDPSWAEIMSGPDDRPIIAFQQVENYSAPECPGQEHPQQSHIDVRVDDLDEGERAAIAIGARSTGSTTDAFRVFLDPAGHPFCLIRPND
- a CDS encoding alpha-amylase family protein, with product MRRSTRQLFAAVAGLALVLTLSLDVGVSTPQADASPPGAKDVTATLFEWSFASVGRACTNTLGPKGYGFVEVSPAQEHIQGSQWWTSYQPVSYKIAGRLGNEAAFSSMVSTCHTAGVKVVADAVINHMSAGSGTGTGGTVYSKYDYPGYYQSQDFHSCRTPITNYSDRYNVQNCELVGLADLNTASTYVQSTIAAYLNHLSALGVDGFRIDGAKHMAAADLSAIKAKLTNPNVYWAQEVIAGGNEAVQPGEYTLTGDVDEFRGAFDLKRMFTSDRIAYLNTWGESWGYLASNKARVFVDNWDTERNGSTLSYKDGNTYTLANIFMLAWPYGSPNVYSGYEFSNTDAGPPTGGTVNACYTDGWKCQHAWRQIANMVAFRNTVAGTPVTNWWSNGNNAIAFGRGSGGFVVINHEGGAISQTFKTSLPSGSYCDVQHGDPGAGGSCSGPSYFVAADGTFTATVGAGDSIALHAGART